One Candidatus Nitrososphaera evergladensis SR1 genomic window, TGCTCTTCAAGCGCCTTTTTAGTCAGAGCGTATCCACACTTCTGGCATTGCCTGAACTCCAGCGCATTTACAGTCTCGCACCGTGGACATACGCGATTTAGGGGAGCAGGTTCGGCTTCTTGAGTAATTATGCCGTCGTGTGCAAGAATTGTTTTCTCCACCTCTTCACTCAACGTCATTGCCATGTACCGGCCTGCCTGCTTGCTATCCGGAACCCATCTGACCTTCTGAGTCAGAGCGTAAGAAGGCAAGTACGTAGCGTCATGACGTATTGCGGAATGACGGAAACAGTAAGGATTCCACCTTTTCGTTTTCAAGAGAAGTTCAAGCTTTTGAGCTTCTTTTTCATCCTTGATTTTGCCTGATGCAAGCATGGCCTTGATGCTCTTTCTCAAGTTGTTCGTGATTTTCCACAGATAGTCAGGGTCAAGAGGATCTCCGAGCGTTTCTCCACCCTTCATATTGCAAAGGAGTGGAGCGTTAGGGTCGTCCTTGAACGGATGCTCATTCTTCCATGCAAGCAGGTATGGGAAAGACATTCTCAAAAGGACCGGCCCTCCTCCAGTCTTGGTATTGCTTGGAATCTCTGCGCGTGCATAGTTGTCAAAGTATTGAACGTGTTTGTTCATCATTTTACAAAGTTCGTGGTTTCTGCCGTCCATATCCCATAGCATGGCAATTGCCGCCTTGTTGCGTACTAGAGGTTCGTATGGTAGAATTGCCAGTACTTCTTCTCTCTTCCAAGTCTCGCTTATGGCATAGGTGCTTTTGCGCTTTGTACGCATTTTCTTTATTTTGCAGAAGTCTGGAGTTTTCCAGTCTTCAATTGGGACTTCATCGGGCCCCTTGCCGGGAATCCTGACGTTATGAAGCCAGCGGAAGAAGTGCTTTAACCTGTTGAGGTAGTCGTTGTACGTCGTTTTCCACGCTTCCTCGTCAGGTGATCCCCTGTATTGCTTCAAGAAATTCAGAATATCCTCCTTATCCTTGATTGCAAGAAGCGTCTTGCTCTTGCTCGTCTTGGACAGCCAAGCAGTAAAGTACGTGACCGCCTTTAGGTTGTTTTTTCGGTAACTCTCTGAGGTGAGATTATGGTCCATGAAGGCATCAAAATCATGGATCAGCTTTGCATTAGTCCGATTTCGTACCTGCTCGTCAATCTTGGCTTGGACTGTTTTGAGAGTCACCGGCATCGGGTGGGTCTACCTCCGCGAGTGCTTCTTACACTATTATGGATTCGCTGCTTCCTCCCTACCTTCGGCAACTGGCTAACAGTAGAACCAGACAAAAAGCGGGCCCGTCGGGATTCGAACCCGAGACAACCGGATTTCTTTCTTACGTGAAAGTTAAAAGTCCGGTACTCTACCTGGCTGAGCTACGGGCCCACACCCGCACGTAACGCTTGCGCTGGGCTTAATTTAATGGTATTTCAACAAAAACACCATCACCTTTAATTGTGGCGCTCTTTATACACTCATAATGGTAGATATAATCTACGGCAGGGGCTTTACCGACCTTGCCCGCGAGATGCCCTTTTACATCAGCATTTTCAAAAAGATCATCGCTTATCGCCTTTTCAAGAGCAAGCAGCCCATGTACGGCTCTGTAGACGTCAACAATATCTGCAACCTGCACTGCACGCACTGCTACTGGTGGCTCAACCGCAAGGAAGGCGAAGACCTCACCGCGGAGGACTGGCGCAAGATAATCAAGGAAAAGATAAACAAGAACCACCTCTTTGTCGTGACACTGGTGGGAGGCGAGCCTACCATGCGCCCAGACGTCATCCAGACTTTTTGCGAGGAAATGCCCCGGCGAGTTTGCGTCGTGACAAACGCCACTTTTCCGCTAAAGCGCTTTGACAACCTCTACTTCTACTGGGTCTCGATGGACGGCACGGAAAAGATCCACGACATGATTCGCGGCAAGGGCTCGTACGCCAAGACAAAACAGAACATCCTCGACTATATCGCCGGGCCGGACAGGCAGGGCAAGGCCGCATGGAGGGACATCTGGATAACCATGACGATAAACTCGCAGAACTATATGACCGTTGAAGACCTGACAGAGGAGTGGCGTGGAAAGGTAAACAAGATAGGGTTCCAGTTCCACACGCCCTTTGCGAAGGGCGACCCGCTGTTTATGCCCTTTGGGGAAAAGCGCAGCGAAGTGGTGGACAAGATAATTGCGCTAAAGAAAAAGTATCCTGACTTTGTGATAAACTCTCCAAAGCAGATCTCCCTCATGAAGGGCAACTGGGGCGGCATTGGGACCACTCCTGTAGACTGCCCGTCGTGGGCAATCATGTCGTTTGACCACATGGGGCGCATAAAGATGCCCTGCTGCATAGGAAGCGCGGATCCAAAGGCGCAAAAGCCGCTCTGCGAAGAGTGCGGCCTAGGCTGCTATTCCATACTCGTGGCGCAGGGCATAGTCGGCAACTAGAGAAGCGCAAGCGCCCTCACGGGCGAGCCTGACGCGCCAGCCAGCTTTAGCGGCGCAACTACCAGCGTGAACCTCTTTTGCTTTATCTTGTCAAGGTTGCAGAGGTTCTCGACGGCAAGCACACCTGACGGCAAGAGGATGTTGTGCGCCGTGAATTTTACGTCAAAGCCGGCGTCAATGCTTGGGCCATCTATTGCCACGGCGTTAACCTGTTTGTCTACAAGATAGGCTGCAGCCTTGCCCGACAAGCCCGGGTTTTTCGTCATGTAATGGCTGTTTTTGTATTGTCGCTCCCAGCCTGTGGCAAACACAACCGTGTCGCCCTGCCTGACCTCTTCTGAAATGTCGCTTACCTCGATGAGCTGGTCTGCCTTTTTTGGCACCTTGACAAGTACTGCCTGCGTGACAAGCCTCGACGCAGAAATATCGTCAATTGCCTGTTTGCCCGGCGCAAAGTGGGACGGCGCGTCCATGTGTGTGCCTGTGTGGGTGCTCATGTGCATCACCTCAGAGTCATAGCCGTGCACGTCAAATCTGGACCAGCCGACAAATGTCGGCTGGAGCGAGCCGGGAAATACCTTGATTGCCGGCGACACGCTCATAGTGAGGTCGATAACTTTTTTCATCATCATTATGCCATTTCCTCGCAAGCCCCGGTTAATAAGCAGCAAAAAGAATCTCTCTCTCATGTGCGTCTCGCGGTTTGTTTAATAACTTGAGTCACGAAAAGGAGACATGCCAACAGCATATGTCCTTATCAACTGCGACCTTGGTTCTGAAGAAGACATCATCCGGGACCTGAAAAAGCTGCCGGAAGCAGTAGAGGTGAGCGGCGTGTATGGCGTGTACGACATTATCGCCAAGATACGCTCTGACACTATGGACAAGCTGCGAGAGACCATCACCTGGCATGTACGCAAGATAGACAAGGTGCGCTCTACACTGACCATGATAGTGATAGAGGGTCAGGGAGAGAAGAAAAAGTAACTTTCTCTCTTTACCCTAGCAGTGCCTTTATCTGGGCTGCAACGGTTGCAGCCTCTGCCTCCGTATTGAAAAAGTGAGGCGCAGCCCTGATTATCTTTCTTCTTCCGCCAGCCTCGCGCTCGGCAAGCACTATTCTATTTTCTTCTTCCAGCTTTCTCACTATCATCGACGGATCCTTTGGAACTGAAAATGTGACTATCGATGTGCGCTTTTCTGCGTCTTGCGGTCCGTACAGCGTCACGCCCTGAATCCTGCCAAGCTCTTCTCTTAGCGCCTCTGCAACCTTCATGTTCGCAGAACGTATGTTGTCGATTCCGACGCGAAGCACATAACGCAGCGCCGCTTCAAGGCCGGCTGCGCCCGGATAATTCCTAAAGCCTGTCTGCAGGCGGTGAGGCATTTCTCTTGCGGCGATGATGCCGCTGTCGGAAACTATGGCCGACTCGCCTCCAATCGAGGGCGGCTCTAGCGCCTCTGCGGCCTTTTTGCTGCAGTACAAAACCCCTATGCCCATTGGACCGCACAGCCACTTGAAGCCGGGAAACGCCATAAAGTGGCAGCCTATCTTTTTGACGTCTATCTTGATGGTGCCGGCAGTCTGCGCCGCGTCCACGCAAAACAGGGCGTTGTTCTCGCCTGCTACAATGCTGCCGACCTCTTCAAGCGGCATTATTGCGCCCGTGTTGTACAGCGCGTGGCTCATCGTGACAAGCCTGCTACCCTTGGCGGCTTTTTCCAGCTCAGCCAGATCGAAAAAGCCGTTTTCGTCTATCACAAGTTCTTTCAGTGATGCTATTGTGCCTTTTTGAGACAGGCGCAGCCATGGCAAATAGTTGGCAGGGTGCTCGTGCTTTCCTCCTCTTGCGATTATCGTGTCGCCCTTTTTCCACGAAATACCGTTTGCGACGATGTTGATGCCCTCCGTGGTGCTCTGGGTAAGGACCACTTCTTCCGGCTCGCAGTTTATCAGGTGCGCCACCCGCGTCCGGAGCTCTTTTAGCAGCGAAGTGATATAGTCGGAAGTGGCCTGCGCGTCAGGGCCCTCGTCGGCGCACTTTACCATAAAGTCGGTCGTGGCCTTGACCACTGCAAGTGGAGTCGGCGCCACGGCGCCGTTGTTCATGTATATCGTCTTTTTTGTTATCGGAAAGTCAAGCCTCAGGTCGGGCGATGCGTCTTGAACCGCTGTCATTATCTTATATATTCTCCTTCCTTGATAGTTGTTTTGCGGTTGGCCGAATATAATCTTGCCAGCATGTTGAGCAAAAAGGGCCTCAACTCGCTACTTTTCAGCGACCCGTACGCCAAGCTATGCTGCACGTCGATGCTTGCAGGGCAAGAAAACGTCGTCTATTTCGACCTTGACACGACGTTCTCTGCGTACCTGAAGGCCGG contains:
- a CDS encoding aminotransferase class V-fold PLP-dependent enzyme, yielding MTAVQDASPDLRLDFPITKKTIYMNNGAVAPTPLAVVKATTDFMVKCADEGPDAQATSDYITSLLKELRTRVAHLINCEPEEVVLTQSTTEGINIVANGISWKKGDTIIARGGKHEHPANYLPWLRLSQKGTIASLKELVIDENGFFDLAELEKAAKGSRLVTMSHALYNTGAIMPLEEVGSIVAGENNALFCVDAAQTAGTIKIDVKKIGCHFMAFPGFKWLCGPMGIGVLYCSKKAAEALEPPSIGGESAIVSDSGIIAAREMPHRLQTGFRNYPGAAGLEAALRYVLRVGIDNIRSANMKVAEALREELGRIQGVTLYGPQDAEKRTSIVTFSVPKDPSMIVRKLEEENRIVLAEREAGGRRKIIRAAPHFFNTEAEAATVAAQIKALLG
- a CDS encoding Lrp/AsnC ligand binding domain-containing protein — translated: MPTAYVLINCDLGSEEDIIRDLKKLPEAVEVSGVYGVYDIIAKIRSDTMDKLRETITWHVRKIDKVRSTLTMIVIEGQGEKKK
- a CDS encoding radical SAM protein, with product MVDIIYGRGFTDLAREMPFYISIFKKIIAYRLFKSKQPMYGSVDVNNICNLHCTHCYWWLNRKEGEDLTAEDWRKIIKEKINKNHLFVVTLVGGEPTMRPDVIQTFCEEMPRRVCVVTNATFPLKRFDNLYFYWVSMDGTEKIHDMIRGKGSYAKTKQNILDYIAGPDRQGKAAWRDIWITMTINSQNYMTVEDLTEEWRGKVNKIGFQFHTPFAKGDPLFMPFGEKRSEVVDKIIALKKKYPDFVINSPKQISLMKGNWGGIGTTPVDCPSWAIMSFDHMGRIKMPCCIGSADPKAQKPLCEECGLGCYSILVAQGIVGN
- a CDS encoding cyclase family protein produces the protein MMMKKVIDLTMSVSPAIKVFPGSLQPTFVGWSRFDVHGYDSEVMHMSTHTGTHMDAPSHFAPGKQAIDDISASRLVTQAVLVKVPKKADQLIEVSDISEEVRQGDTVVFATGWERQYKNSHYMTKNPGLSGKAAAYLVDKQVNAVAIDGPSIDAGFDVKFTAHNILLPSGVLAVENLCNLDKIKQKRFTLVVAPLKLAGASGSPVRALALL